AGGGAAGCTTGTGGGACGCGGCGAGCAGGCCCCACTGGAGCATGCCCTCGTCGAGCTCCGCCGCTTCGATCGCGCCCGCCTGGCGCGCCTTGCGGAAGTGGGGCTCGAGCGGAATCGAGTCGAGGGAGACGAAGCCGTAGATCAGCTTCTCGACCTTGCCGTAGTTGCAGAGGAGGCCGACGTCCGGACCCCCGTAGGTCACGACCGTGAGGTCCTTGACCGGCGAGCGGAGGATCTCCCGCACGATCGACATCGGCTTGCGTCGGGAGCCCCAGCCCCCGATGCCGATGGTCATTCCGTCGCGGAGCTCGGCGACCGCCTCCTGCTCCGTCGTCCGCTTGTCCATTTCATTCCTTCCGCGTGAAGGGGGAACGGGGCGCCGCGCGGTCACGGGCCGGACCTGCTTCCAGAGGGTGGGAGCAGCCGGATCCGCGGTCGGGGGCGACCGTCCATCATGCTTCTTTTTGGCGGCCTTGGCCCGGTTTCGACGGGTCGCACCGTCGGCGGGGTCGCCTCCGGGAGCTCGCATCCGAACGGGATCGTGCCGGGGTCCGCGGGTGCCTTCGCGCCCTCGTCGCCGCTGACCGGCAGGGGTCGAACGGCAGGGTCGCGAGGCCGGGGCCGGCGCGCTCCGACCCTCGCGGGTCTTCGGGACAATAACGAAACGGTGCGTATCGTTCGACCCCGAAAAAGGGGCTGAGGCGGGACTGAGGGGAGTTAGAGGGGGAATCTCGGCGCTCGTGCGCCGATCGCCGAAGACCTCAGCCGGCCGCGAATCGCTTCGCCAGCTCCGCCGCGAGGCCGATGTACCGGTCCGGTGAGAGCCCGCCGAGCTCGGCCTTCACCGCCTCGGGCAGCTCGAGCCCATCGACGAAGGTGCGCAGGCGCTCCACGTTGATCTCCTGGCCGCGGGTGAGGGCCTTGAGCTTCTCGTAGGGCTCCTCGATCCCGTGCCGGCGCATCACGGTCTGGATCGCCTCGGCCAGGACCGCCTGGTTCTGGTCGAGGTCGGCGGCGAGCCGTTCCGGGTCGACGGCCAGCTTGCCGAGTCCGCGCATCGCGGACCGGATCGCGAGGACGCCGTGGCCGACTCCCAGGCCCACGTTCCGGAGCGTGGTCGAATCGGAGAGGTCGCGCTGCCAGCGGCTGACCGGAAGCTTCTCCGCCAGGTGCCCCAGGACGGCGTTCGCCACACCGAGGTTGCCTTCGGCGTTCTCGAAGTCGATCGGGTTCACCTTGTGGGGCATGGTCGACGAGCCGACCTCGCCCTCGACCAGCTTCTGCTTGAAGTAGCCGATCGAGATGTAGCTCCAGAGATCGCGGGACAGGTCGAGCAGGATCGTGTTGAACCGGACGAGCCCGTGGAAGAGCTCGGCGATCCAGTCGTGGGGCTCGATCTGGGTCGTCATCGGATTCCAGGTGAGGCCCAGCGACTCGACGAAGTCCCGGGTGTGCGCCTCCCAGTCGACCTCGGGGTAGGTGACCGCGTGTGCGGCATAGCTGCCGACCGCGCCGTTCGCCTTGCCGAGCATCTCGACCGCGGCGATGAGCTCGCGCTGGCGGAGCATGCGCGCGCCGACGTTGGCGATCTCCTTACCGAGGGTCGTGGGGGTCGCGGGCTGTCCGTGGGTCCGAGAGAGCATCGGCAGGTCGGCGTAGTCCCCGGCCATCTGTCGGAGGGTCGCGATGACCCGGTCGATCTCGGGCAGGACGATCTCGTCGCGGGCGTCCCGGAGCATCAGCGCATAGGAGAGGTTGTTGATGTCTTCAGAGGTGCAGGCGAAGTGGACGAACTCGAGGAGGGGTTCGAGCTCGGCGTTCGTCGCCAGCTTCTCCTTGAGCCAGTACTCGACGGCCTTCACGTCGTGGTTCGTCGTCGCCTCGATCTGGCGGATCGCGGCGGCGTCCGCCGGCGAGAAGTCCGCGAGAAGCGCGTCGAGCCAGGCGCTCGCCTCGTCGGAGAGCGCGGGGACCTCGGGGATCTGGGGCGCCGCCGCGAGGGCTTCGAGCCAGCGGACCTCGACGATCACGCGATAGCGGATCAGGCCGAACTCCGAGACGATCGGACGGAGGTCGTCGAGCTTGCTCTGGTAGCGGCCGTCGAGGGGCGAGATCGCGAGGAGCGAGGCCGATTGGGAAACCGGTTCGGAGGTGTTGTCGGGATCGGAGGGCATGGGGTCCTAGAATGGGTTGGCGATCAGCGAGGGCGGGTCGCTAGGCGAGGAACGCGCGCGCGTTCTGGAAGAGCTTGAGCCAGGGAGCATCCTCGCCCCAGTCGTCCGGCGCCCACGAGTGCTGCACGGTCCGGAAGACCCGCTCGGGGTGAGGCATCATGATCGTGACGCGACCGTCCGGCGTGGTGAGCGCCGTGATTCCGTCGGGGGAGCCGTTCGGGTTCACGGGGTAGCGGGTCGCGATCCGATCGTGACCATCGACGTAGCGCCCCGCGATCAGGCCGGCGTCGGTCACGCGGACCTTCGCGGCCTCGTCGGCGAACGCCGCGCGGCCTTCGCCGTGGGCGACGGCGATCGGGAGACGCGCGCCGGCCATGCCCGCGAAGAGGACCGAAGGGCTCTCTTCGACGCGCACGAGGGCGAGGCGGGCTTCGAACTGCTCCGAGCGATTCCGGACGAATCGCGGCCAGTCTTCGGCGCCGGGGATCAGGTCCTTCAGGACCGAGAGCATCTGGCAGCCGTTGCAGACGCCGAGGGCGAAGCGGTTCGGGTCGGCGAAGAAGGCGCTGAAGTCGTCGCGGAGCCGGTCGTGGAAGAGAATCGACTTGGCCCATCCGCCGCCGGCGCCCAGGACGTCGCCGTAGGAGAATCCGCCGCAGGCGACGAGCCCCTGGAATGAGTCGAGAGAGCGCCGCCCGCTCATCAGGTCGCTCATGTGCACGTCGATCGCGTCGAAGCCGGCGCGGTCGAACGCGGCGGCCATCTCGATCTGCCCGTTCACGCCCTGCTCGCGAAGGATCGCCATCTGCGGTCGCGCGGTCCCCGTGATGGCCGGCGCAGACGCCAGCGAGAAGGGCACATGGACCGTCAGACCGGGGTCGTCCAGGTCGCAGCGCGTCTCCTGCTCCTCGTCGGCGCAGTCGGGGTCGTCGCGCAGCCGCTGGATCTGCCAGGTGGTCTCGGACCACTCGCGCCGGAGCTCGGCGCGGTCGCTCTCGAGGACGACGGCGTCGCCCTCGCGGATCACGATCCGGTGGTCGTCGCGCAGGTGGCCCACGGCGTGGAGGGCGTCGGCGAGACCGACCTCTGCGAAGGCGGTGTGGACGGCCTCGCGGTCGGCGTTCCGGACCTGGAGTACGGCGCCGAGCTCTTCGTTGAAGAGCTTCGCGTTCGTCGCGCCAGGGAGATCGTCGAGATCGATGTCGAGGCCGGTCGCGCCGGCGAAGGCCATTTCGACGAGGGTCGCCGCGAGGCCGCCGTCCGAGCGGTCGTGGTAGGCGAGGAGACGACCCTCCCTGAGCAGACGCTGGACGGCTTCGAAGAAGCCGCGCAGCGTCGCCGGGTCGTCGACGTCCGGCGGGACGTCGCCGATCGCCGC
Above is a genomic segment from bacterium containing:
- the purB gene encoding adenylosuccinate lyase, which encodes MPSDPDNTSEPVSQSASLLAISPLDGRYQSKLDDLRPIVSEFGLIRYRVIVEVRWLEALAAAPQIPEVPALSDEASAWLDALLADFSPADAAAIRQIEATTNHDVKAVEYWLKEKLATNAELEPLLEFVHFACTSEDINNLSYALMLRDARDEIVLPEIDRVIATLRQMAGDYADLPMLSRTHGQPATPTTLGKEIANVGARMLRQRELIAAVEMLGKANGAVGSYAAHAVTYPEVDWEAHTRDFVESLGLTWNPMTTQIEPHDWIAELFHGLVRFNTILLDLSRDLWSYISIGYFKQKLVEGEVGSSTMPHKVNPIDFENAEGNLGVANAVLGHLAEKLPVSRWQRDLSDSTTLRNVGLGVGHGVLAIRSAMRGLGKLAVDPERLAADLDQNQAVLAEAIQTVMRRHGIEEPYEKLKALTRGQEINVERLRTFVDGLELPEAVKAELGGLSPDRYIGLAAELAKRFAAG